From the bacterium genome, the window GTTGATATTCCAATTCCTTGGGCGACGTCCTTAACGTAGCAGCCGCGCCATATCGGTGATGATTCCACCGGTGGCGTCCCAGACTTTGGCCAGGTTGGCCTTTTCCGTCGCCACCACGGCCAGGGTCAGCTGGTTCGGCAGTCGGGAGAGGACGATGACGCCGGACTGGAATCGGGTGACGGATTGGACGATGGCCCCGTAGTTGAGCTCCTCGCCGATTTGCTTGAAGGAGAAGTAGCCGCTGGCGCAAATCGCCCCGATGGCCTCGACGTCGGCCTCCTCGGAGCCGGCGGAATCGAGCACGAGCCCGTCTTCCCCGACCACCACAGCGACCTTGACCTCTTTGACCACGAGCAGGCGTTTCAGGATTTCCACGACCTCATTCACTTCTCTTCTCCTTTGTCCTCTTCCCCTACCTCTTCGTCTTTCCGTCCGGACATGCCGGAGAGCCAGCTCGAGAAGGTTTTGAAAGCGGGTTTATCGGATTCTTCGGTGGGAATAATCGGAGCCATGTCCTTCACCGGGGGTATCTCCGGGGGCACCTCGTCCTCGGGCATCACCTCGACGGTTTCCGGCTCCACGATGGCCAGTTCCTCGGTGTCGGGCGGCGGAGGCACGGGCACCTCGACTCTTATCTCGGGCTCGTTGCCGGCGCGTCTCACCGGTGGCTCCTTCACGACCTCCGGCACGTCCGGGGGAGCCCCGCCCTTTTCGGGGGCGGCGTACCGGGACTCCTCATCCACGATGTCGAGGTTCGCCGCTTGAGGGATGAGGTCCAAATCTATCTCTGTGGGTTCGCCGGTCCTGCTGGAGTCAGCCGGTTCCACGCCGGTAGTCATCCTCCCGGCGTCCGACGGGGAATCGGCCGCGCCGCCGGTTCTCCGGGGGTCCTCCGCCGAGACCGGTACACCCGCGGGCAGCTCACCGTCCGGCAGAGCCTCGCCGGACTCTTGGGACGAGGGGAGGGATTCAGCCCGCATCACGTTCTCGAAGTCTATGGTGGACGGGACTTTTTCCTCGATCGTATCCATCTCGCCGGAAAGGGGTTCGGTTTGCGGTGTCCTCGTCGCGGTGGATTCGATGTCTATCTCGATGACCTCGCCCTGGTTCTGCGAGAGAGCCTTGCCTTCCAGCTTCGCCAGCTGCTGGGCCGCGGCGTCGTTGGACGGGTCGAGCTCAAGGATGCGGCGGTAGATGGTGGCCGCCTCGCCGTAGCGCCGCTGGTGCAGCCTGACGTTGGCCATGGAGGAGAGGGCCACCAGGTTGTCCCGGTCCAGCCGCAGGATGTCCTCAAAGGTGGTCTCGGCCTTTGGGTAGTTGCCCAGGTCCAGGTAGCACTTGCCCAAAACTATCTTGGCGGGGATGTATTCGGGACGCCGGCCCATCCCCCGCTTGAGTACCGCGAAAGCCTCCTCGAAGAGGCCGCTCTTTCGGTAGGCGTCCGCCAGGGGCACGAAGGCCAGTGAATCGGGATCTCGCGCCAGAAGCTGTGTGTAGCGCTCGATCTCCGGTCCGAGCTGGAAACGCTTGGCCATTTCTAAGAAACATCCCCCGGGGCGAATTTAACCGGAACCCATTGAAGTTTAGCCCGCTGACGTTTTTTAGTCA encodes:
- a CDS encoding roadblock/LC7 domain-containing protein yields the protein MNEVVEILKRLLVVKEVKVAVVVGEDGLVLDSAGSEEADVEAIGAICASGYFSFKQIGEELNYGAIVQSVTRFQSGVIVLSRLPNQLTLAVVATEKANLAKVWDATGGIITDMARLLR
- a CDS encoding tetratricopeptide repeat protein — translated: MAKRFQLGPEIERYTQLLARDPDSLAFVPLADAYRKSGLFEEAFAVLKRGMGRRPEYIPAKIVLGKCYLDLGNYPKAETTFEDILRLDRDNLVALSSMANVRLHQRRYGEAATIYRRILELDPSNDAAAQQLAKLEGKALSQNQGEVIEIDIESTATRTPQTEPLSGEMDTIEEKVPSTIDFENVMRAESLPSSQESGEALPDGELPAGVPVSAEDPRRTGGAADSPSDAGRMTTGVEPADSSRTGEPTEIDLDLIPQAANLDIVDEESRYAAPEKGGAPPDVPEVVKEPPVRRAGNEPEIRVEVPVPPPPDTEELAIVEPETVEVMPEDEVPPEIPPVKDMAPIIPTEESDKPAFKTFSSWLSGMSGRKDEEVGEEDKGEEK